The proteins below are encoded in one region of Candidatus Alcyoniella australis:
- a CDS encoding DUF935 family protein yields the protein MSKELLGERATRATSAYEMRSLLGLLPNPDIVLRRAGKSITVFRELLTDDQVNACVTSRRLGVLSCEHEIEPASGHRADKKAAEICRTAFEHVDTDQLVREILNAVLFGYAPIEMLWRYEADALTLADLVGKPPEWFGYDDDNRLRFLSREQPINGELCDPRKFFAARYEAGYDNPYGSGILSKCFWPVVFKKGGLRFWLNFAEKFGTPWIEAKVPKGTDANEREMLADRLVQMVQDAVAVLEEGEELKLHGVDVKGSSDLYDRLVAVMNAAISKTVLGQTLSTEVGDKGSYAATKGHLEVRDDYIGADKRLVAVTMRKPLGLLTSLNVAGATPPVWRWFEEEDVRKDRAERDSLLREKLGVLFTPEYIGRTYNIEPETDFTLDQVAEQPQESASIDANEFSDEADAQAVVRLVGKVKDAVK from the coding sequence ATGTCCAAAGAACTTCTTGGCGAGCGGGCTACTAGAGCCACATCCGCCTACGAGATGCGCAGCCTGCTCGGGCTGCTGCCCAATCCCGATATCGTTCTGCGCCGCGCGGGCAAGTCGATCACCGTCTTCCGCGAGCTGCTCACCGACGATCAGGTCAACGCCTGCGTCACCTCTCGTCGTCTGGGCGTACTGTCCTGCGAGCACGAAATAGAGCCTGCCTCGGGCCACCGCGCAGATAAAAAAGCCGCCGAGATCTGCCGCACCGCCTTCGAGCACGTGGACACCGACCAGCTCGTGCGCGAGATCCTCAACGCCGTGCTGTTCGGCTACGCGCCGATCGAGATGCTTTGGCGCTACGAGGCCGATGCGCTGACGCTCGCGGACCTGGTCGGCAAGCCGCCCGAGTGGTTCGGCTATGACGACGACAACCGCCTGCGCTTTCTCTCGCGCGAGCAGCCGATCAACGGCGAGCTGTGCGATCCGCGCAAATTTTTCGCCGCGCGCTACGAGGCCGGCTACGACAATCCCTACGGCTCGGGCATCTTGAGCAAGTGCTTCTGGCCGGTGGTCTTCAAGAAAGGCGGCCTCAGATTCTGGCTCAATTTTGCCGAGAAGTTCGGCACGCCCTGGATCGAGGCCAAAGTGCCCAAGGGCACTGACGCCAACGAGCGCGAGATGCTGGCCGACCGGCTGGTGCAGATGGTCCAGGACGCCGTGGCCGTGCTCGAGGAGGGCGAGGAACTCAAGCTGCACGGCGTGGACGTCAAGGGCAGCTCGGATCTCTACGACCGGCTTGTGGCCGTGATGAACGCGGCGATCAGCAAGACTGTGCTGGGGCAGACGCTGAGCACGGAGGTCGGCGATAAGGGCAGCTACGCCGCGACCAAGGGGCACCTCGAGGTGCGCGACGACTACATCGGGGCCGATAAGCGGCTGGTCGCCGTGACCATGCGCAAGCCGCTGGGCCTGTTGACGAGCCTCAACGTGGCGGGAGCCACGCCGCCTGTCTGGCGCTGGTTCGAGGAGGAGGATGTCCGCAAGGACCGCGCCGAGCGCGACAGTCTGCTGCGCGAGAAGCTCGGCGTGCTGTTCACGCCCGAGTACATCGGACGCACCTACAACATCGAGCCCGAGACCGACTTTACCCTCGATCAAGTTGCGGAACAGCCCCAGGAGTCCGCGTCGATCGATGCGAACGAATTCAGCGATGAGGCCGACGCCCAAGCCGTGGTGCGACTGGTCGGCAAGGTTAAGGACGCGGTGAAATGA
- a CDS encoding S24 family peptidase — MADLPVTLVAAPMANGVEDAEPVEFRRVPLVAGAVAAGAEMVGREALKGWAVIHRDQIKGRKNLVAFTVDKVQGTSMLPTIRPGDIVAVDRDDLDPGRYKTPKIFLVRTEDGLTIKRTARRGHLLVLNADNPASGWIPLVLDLNDRDIKELIVGRVVWQFSSDL, encoded by the coding sequence TTGGCCGATCTGCCCGTAACCCTGGTTGCCGCGCCGATGGCGAACGGCGTTGAGGACGCGGAGCCGGTCGAGTTCCGGCGCGTGCCGCTGGTGGCGGGGGCCGTGGCGGCCGGGGCTGAGATGGTGGGGCGCGAGGCGCTCAAGGGTTGGGCCGTGATCCACCGCGACCAGATCAAGGGCCGCAAGAACCTGGTGGCCTTCACCGTGGACAAGGTGCAGGGGACCTCGATGCTGCCCACGATCAGGCCCGGCGACATCGTGGCCGTGGACCGCGACGACCTGGACCCGGGCCGCTACAAGACGCCCAAGATATTCCTGGTGCGCACCGAGGACGGCCTGACAATCAAGCGCACCGCGCGCAGAGGGCACCTGCTGGTGCTCAACGCCGACAACCCGGCCTCGGGCTGGATCCCGCTGGTGCTGGACCTGAACGACCGCGATATCAAAGAGCTGATCGTCGGCCGCGTGGTGTGGCAGTTTTCGAGCGACCTGTAA
- a CDS encoding helix-turn-helix domain-containing protein encodes MAADYTNKSVQKALDLIETLSGRELEFTSLAAIAEASGLEKDNALRLLWNLEQRGYVETNGRGSYRLSPRIVRFAEKFRLGLVERARALDSTFQSYIGDIDDRQEPGPHRG; translated from the coding sequence ATGGCCGCCGACTACACCAACAAGTCGGTGCAAAAGGCCCTTGATCTAATCGAGACCCTGTCCGGCCGCGAGCTCGAGTTCACTTCGCTGGCCGCGATCGCCGAGGCCTCGGGCCTCGAGAAGGACAACGCGCTGCGCCTGCTGTGGAACCTCGAACAGCGTGGCTACGTTGAGACCAACGGCAGGGGCTCCTACCGCCTCAGCCCACGCATCGTTCGTTTTGCCGAGAAGTTCCGCCTGGGCCTGGTCGAACGCGCCCGGGCGCTGGATTCCACCTTTCAATCTTACATCGGAGATATAGATGACCGACAAGAACCAGGCCCCCATCGCGGATGA